One genomic region from Haladaptatus caseinilyticus encodes:
- a CDS encoding helix-turn-helix domain-containing protein produces the protein MFVATFSLPAQGFALGHTLDAAPEMTVSAERVAAHGTVQVMSCLWVTGGDFDAFDAALAADPTVERVIETESFDDETYYQVEWGDGVGDFVDALIDSEGSVLNAKAHDGTWDLRIRFASREQLQMFQAYLSRHDHPFQLRNLFEPRFPRQERDQLTAAQRDALAMAVEQGYYRIPRDVTLEELADSLGISRQAASERLRRGIDQLVTSVLLEPESG, from the coding sequence ATGTTCGTTGCAACGTTTTCGCTCCCAGCGCAGGGATTTGCCCTCGGACACACGCTCGATGCAGCACCAGAAATGACAGTCTCCGCTGAACGTGTCGCTGCTCATGGCACGGTGCAGGTCATGTCGTGTCTGTGGGTCACAGGTGGTGATTTCGACGCCTTCGATGCAGCACTGGCTGCTGATCCGACAGTTGAACGGGTGATTGAAACCGAGTCGTTCGACGACGAAACATACTACCAGGTCGAGTGGGGTGACGGCGTTGGAGATTTTGTGGATGCGCTGATCGACTCGGAGGGCTCAGTACTCAATGCGAAAGCGCATGACGGCACGTGGGACCTCCGAATTCGCTTTGCCTCCCGTGAGCAGCTGCAGATGTTTCAAGCGTATCTCTCGCGCCACGACCACCCGTTTCAGTTGCGAAACCTGTTCGAACCACGGTTTCCGCGCCAAGAGCGCGACCAACTCACCGCCGCGCAGCGTGACGCCCTCGCCATGGCGGTTGAGCAGGGGTACTATCGGATTCCTCGTGATGTAACACTCGAGGAACTCGCGGACTCGCTGGGGATTTCGCGGCAAGCTGCGTCAGAACGGCTGCGTCGGGGTATCGACCAACTGGTCACGAGTGTGCTGCTCGAGCCGGAAAGCGGGTAG
- a CDS encoding DUF7344 domain-containing protein, with protein sequence METDSLPNQPSDGRTAAPSLDAVFDVLANLRRRFALSYLQDRSTPIAIADLIAEVAAHQHETTPNEIPDEIVQRERIRFHHIHLPKLVDANLVAVDTDRNTVVATDALQAIDHLLAIATENDP encoded by the coding sequence ATGGAGACAGATTCGCTACCAAATCAACCGAGCGATGGGAGAACAGCTGCTCCCTCATTAGATGCCGTCTTTGATGTGCTTGCTAATCTTCGTCGGCGCTTCGCCCTCTCGTATCTCCAGGATCGGTCCACACCGATCGCGATTGCGGATCTAATTGCGGAAGTTGCGGCACATCAGCACGAGACAACCCCGAACGAGATTCCTGATGAGATTGTACAGAGAGAAAGGATCCGATTTCACCATATTCATCTCCCGAAGTTAGTGGATGCAAATCTGGTGGCTGTCGATACCGATCGAAATACCGTGGTGGCAACGGACGCACTCCAAGCCATCGACCACTTGCTCGCAATCGCAACGGAGAATGATCCATAA
- a CDS encoding universal stress protein yields MLPIDGSDTAQNAIPYVLDIAEQYDAALHTVSVVETDESDLDKKRAAMYEEFEVEAKQMVEDVVEQAERRDISTTAGSIAEGKPHQAILQYAAKQDIDLIVMGTHGRSGFRHALRCSVTEKVIRRAEAPVLAIRLIDPSHKPDAQ; encoded by the coding sequence TTGTTACCAATCGATGGGAGTGACACTGCACAGAATGCAATCCCCTATGTACTCGACATCGCCGAGCAATACGATGCGGCTCTTCACACTGTTTCTGTGGTTGAGACGGATGAATCGGATCTCGATAAGAAGCGTGCAGCGATGTATGAAGAGTTCGAAGTCGAAGCCAAACAGATGGTCGAAGACGTTGTTGAACAAGCCGAACGTCGCGACATTAGCACCACCGCAGGATCGATCGCCGAGGGCAAACCACATCAAGCGATTTTGCAATACGCCGCCAAGCAGGACATTGATTTGATCGTGATGGGGACACACGGGCGGAGTGGGTTTCGACATGCATTACGGTGTAGCGTCACTGAGAAAGTCATTCGACGCGCCGAAGCCCCAGTGCTCGCAATTCGGCTCATCGACCCGTCTCACAAACCGGACGCACAGTGA